One Oncorhynchus keta strain PuntledgeMale-10-30-2019 chromosome 23, Oket_V2, whole genome shotgun sequence DNA segment encodes these proteins:
- the LOC127910979 gene encoding uncharacterized protein LOC127910979 isoform X5, with product MIHGTKPPVMIHAKPPVMIHGTKPPVMIHGTKPPVMIHGPKPPVMIHGTKPPVMIHGTKPPVMIHGPEPVVMIHGTKPPVMIHGPKPPVMIHGTKPPVMIHGTKPPVMIHGPEPVVMIHGTKPLVMIHGTKPPVIIHGPEPVVMIHGTKPLVMIHGTKPPVMIHGTKPPVMIHGTKPPVMIHGTKPPVMIQGKEPPARVPSPEPAARVPNPEPAARVPSPEPAARVPSPEPAARVPSPEPAARVPNPEPAARVPSPESAARVPNPEPAARVPSPEPAARVPSPEPAARVPSPEPSARVPSPEPRVTIYGPEVPATIPAPEAPPKWGEPQAERGLRPGPEPPPRVDAHPDPPL from the exons atgatccatggcacgaagcctccagttaTGATCCATGCCAAGCCTCCAGttatgatccatggcacgaagcctccagtgatgatccatggcacgaagcctccagtgatgatccatggcccgaagcctccagtgatgatccatggcacgaagcctccagtgatgatccatggcactaagcctccagtgatgatccatggcccggagcctgtagtgatgatccatggcacgaagcctccagtgatgatccatggcccgaagcctccagtgatgatccatggcacgaagcctccagtgatgatccatggcactaagcctccagtgatgatccatggcccggagcctgtagtgatgatccatggcacgaagcctctagtgatgatccatggcactaagcctccagtgataatccatggcccggagcctgtagtgatgatccatggcacgaagcctctagtgatgatccatggcactaagcctccagtgatgatccatggcacgaagcctccagtgatgatccatggcacgaagcctccagtgatgatccatggcacgaagcctccagtgatgatccagggaaaggagcctccagcgagggttcccagtccggagcctgcggCGAGGGTTCCCAATCCGGAGCCTGcggcgagggttcccagtccggagcctgcggcgagggttcccagtccggagcctgcggcgagggttcccagtccggagcctgcggCGAGGGTTCCCAATCCGGAGCCTGcggcgagggttcccagtccggagtctGCGGCGAGGGTTCCCAATCCGGAGCCTGcggcgagg gttcccagtccggagcctgcggcgagggttcccagtccggagcctgcggcgagggttcccagtccggagccttcggcgagggttcccagtccggagcctcgggtgacgatctacggtccggaggTCCCGGCGACGATCCCTGCACCAGAGGCACCGCCGAAGTGGGGGGAGCCTCAAGCGGAGCGGGGTCTGCGTCCTGGACCGGAGCCCCCACCGagagtagatgcccacccggaccctcccctctAA
- the LOC127910979 gene encoding uncharacterized protein LOC127910979 isoform X1, with protein sequence MIHGTKPPVMIHAKPPVMIHGTKPPVMIHGTKPPVMIHGPKPPVMIHGTKPPVMIHGTKPPVMIHGPEPVVMIHGTKPPVMIHGPKPPVMIHGTKPPVMIHGTKPPVMIHGPEPVVMIHGTKPLVMIHGTKPPVIIHGPEPVVMIHGTKPLVMIHGTKPPVMIHGTKPPVMIHGTKPPVMIHGTKPPVMIQGKEPPARVPSPEPAARVPNPEPAARVPSPEPAARVPSPEPAARVPSPEPAARVPNPEPAARVPSPESAARVPNPEPAARVPSPEPAARVPSPEPAARVPSPEPAARVPSPEPAARVPSPEPAARVPSPEPAARVPSPEPSARVPSPEPRVTIYGPEVPATIPAPEAPPKWGEPQAERGLRPGPEPPPRVDAHPDPPL encoded by the exons atgatccatggcacgaagcctccagttaTGATCCATGCCAAGCCTCCAGttatgatccatggcacgaagcctccagtgatgatccatggcacgaagcctccagtgatgatccatggcccgaagcctccagtgatgatccatggcacgaagcctccagtgatgatccatggcactaagcctccagtgatgatccatggcccggagcctgtagtgatgatccatggcacgaagcctccagtgatgatccatggcccgaagcctccagtgatgatccatggcacgaagcctccagtgatgatccatggcactaagcctccagtgatgatccatggcccggagcctgtagtgatgatccatggcacgaagcctctagtgatgatccatggcactaagcctccagtgataatccatggcccggagcctgtagtgatgatccatggcacgaagcctctagtgatgatccatggcactaagcctccagtgatgatccatggcacgaagcctccagtgatgatccatggcacgaagcctccagtgatgatccatggcacgaagcctccagtgatgatccagggaaaggagcctccagcgagggttcccagtccggagcctgcggCGAGGGTTCCCAATCCGGAGCCTGcggcgagggttcccagtccggagcctgcggcgagggttcccagtccggagcctgcggcgagggttcccagtccggagcctgcggCGAGGGTTCCCAATCCGGAGCCTGcggcgagggttcccagtccggagtctGCGGCGAGGGTTCCCAATCCGGAGCCTGcggcgagggttcccagtccggagcctgcggcgagggttcccagtccggagcctgcggcgagggttcccagtccggagcctgcggcgagggttcccagtccggagcctgcggcgagg gttcccagtccggagcctgcggcgagggttcccagtccggagcctgcggcgagggttcccagtccggagccttcggcgagggttcccagtccggagcctcgggtgacgatctacggtccggaggTCCCGGCGACGATCCCTGCACCAGAGGCACCGCCGAAGTGGGGGGAGCCTCAAGCGGAGCGGGGTCTGCGTCCTGGACCGGAGCCCCCACCGagagtagatgcccacccggaccctcccctctAA
- the LOC127910979 gene encoding uncharacterized protein LOC127910979 isoform X4 encodes MIHGTKPPVMIHAKPPVMIHGTKPPVMIHGTKPPVMIHGPKPPVMIHGTKPPVMIHGTKPPVMIHGPEPVVMIHGTKPPVMIHGPKPPVMIHGTKPPVMIHGTKPPVMIHGPEPVVMIHGTKPLVMIHGTKPPVIIHGPEPVVMIHGTKPLVMIHGTKPPVMIHGTKPPVMIHGTKPPVMIHGTKPPVMIQGKEPPARVPSPEPAARVPNPEPAARVPSPEPAARVPSPEPAARVPSPEPAARVPNPEPAARVPSPESAARVPNPEPAARVPSPEPAARVPSPEPAARVPSPEPAARVPSPEPSARVPSPEPRVTIYGPEVPATIPAPEAPPKWGEPQAERGLRPGPEPPPRVDAHPDPPL; translated from the exons atgatccatggcacgaagcctccagttaTGATCCATGCCAAGCCTCCAGttatgatccatggcacgaagcctccagtgatgatccatggcacgaagcctccagtgatgatccatggcccgaagcctccagtgatgatccatggcacgaagcctccagtgatgatccatggcactaagcctccagtgatgatccatggcccggagcctgtagtgatgatccatggcacgaagcctccagtgatgatccatggcccgaagcctccagtgatgatccatggcacgaagcctccagtgatgatccatggcactaagcctccagtgatgatccatggcccggagcctgtagtgatgatccatggcacgaagcctctagtgatgatccatggcactaagcctccagtgataatccatggcccggagcctgtagtgatgatccatggcacgaagcctctagtgatgatccatggcactaagcctccagtgatgatccatggcacgaagcctccagtgatgatccatggcacgaagcctccagtgatgatccatggcacgaagcctccagtgatgatccagggaaaggagcctccagcgagggttcccagtccggagcctgcggCGAGGGTTCCCAATCCGGAGCCTGcggcgagggttcccagtccggagcctgcggcgagggttcccagtccggagcctgcggcgagggttcccagtccggagcctgcggCGAGGGTTCCCAATCCGGAGCCTGcggcgagggttcccagtccggagtctGCGGCGAGGGTTCCCAATCCGGAGCCTGcggcgagggttcccagtccggagcctgcggcgagg gttcccagtccggagcctgcggcgagggttcccagtccggagcctgcggcgagggttcccagtccggagccttcggcgagggttcccagtccggagcctcgggtgacgatctacggtccggaggTCCCGGCGACGATCCCTGCACCAGAGGCACCGCCGAAGTGGGGGGAGCCTCAAGCGGAGCGGGGTCTGCGTCCTGGACCGGAGCCCCCACCGagagtagatgcccacccggaccctcccctctAA
- the LOC127910979 gene encoding uncharacterized protein LOC127910979 isoform X3 — MIHGTKPPVMIHAKPPVMIHGTKPPVMIHGTKPPVMIHGPKPPVMIHGTKPPVMIHGTKPPVMIHGPEPVVMIHGTKPPVMIHGPKPPVMIHGTKPPVMIHGTKPPVMIHGPEPVVMIHGTKPLVMIHGTKPPVIIHGPEPVVMIHGTKPLVMIHGTKPPVMIHGTKPPVMIHGTKPPVMIHGTKPPVMIQGKEPPARVPSPEPAARVPNPEPAARVPSPEPAARVPSPEPAARVPSPEPAARVPNPEPAARVPSPESAARVPNPEPAARVPSPEPAARVPSPEPAARVPSPEPAARVPSPEPAARVPSPEPSARVPSPEPRVTIYGPEVPATIPAPEAPPKWGEPQAERGLRPGPEPPPRVDAHPDPPL; from the exons atgatccatggcacgaagcctccagttaTGATCCATGCCAAGCCTCCAGttatgatccatggcacgaagcctccagtgatgatccatggcacgaagcctccagtgatgatccatggcccgaagcctccagtgatgatccatggcacgaagcctccagtgatgatccatggcactaagcctccagtgatgatccatggcccggagcctgtagtgatgatccatggcacgaagcctccagtgatgatccatggcccgaagcctccagtgatgatccatggcacgaagcctccagtgatgatccatggcactaagcctccagtgatgatccatggcccggagcctgtagtgatgatccatggcacgaagcctctagtgatgatccatggcactaagcctccagtgataatccatggcccggagcctgtagtgatgatccatggcacgaagcctctagtgatgatccatggcactaagcctccagtgatgatccatggcacgaagcctccagtgatgatccatggcacgaagcctccagtgatgatccatggcacgaagcctccagtgatgatccagggaaaggagcctccagcgagggttcccagtccggagcctgcggCGAGGGTTCCCAATCCGGAGCCTGcggcgagggttcccagtccggagcctgcggcgagggttcccagtccggagcctgcggcgagggttcccagtccggagcctgcggCGAGGGTTCCCAATCCGGAGCCTGcggcgagggttcccagtccggagtctGCGGCGAGGGTTCCCAATCCGGAGCCTGcggcgagggttcccagtccggagcctgcggcgagggttcccagtccggagcctgcggcgagg gttcccagtccggagcctgcggcgagggttcccagtccggagcctgcggcgagggttcccagtccggagccttcggcgagggttcccagtccggagcctcgggtgacgatctacggtccggaggTCCCGGCGACGATCCCTGCACCAGAGGCACCGCCGAAGTGGGGGGAGCCTCAAGCGGAGCGGGGTCTGCGTCCTGGACCGGAGCCCCCACCGagagtagatgcccacccggaccctcccctctAA
- the LOC127910979 gene encoding uncharacterized protein LOC127910979 isoform X6 has protein sequence MIHGTKPPVMIHAKPPVMIHGTKPPVMIHGTKPPVMIHGPKPPVMIHGTKPPVMIHGTKPPVMIHGPEPVVMIHGTKPPVMIHGPKPPVMIHGTKPPVMIHGTKPPVMIHGPEPVVMIHGTKPLVMIHGTKPPVIIHGPEPVVMIHGTKPLVMIHGTKPPVMIHGTKPPVMIHGTKPPVMIHGTKPPVMIQGKEPPARVPSPEPAARVPNPEPAARVPSPEPAARVPSPEPAARVPSPEPAARVPSPEPAARVPSPEPAARVPSPEPSARVPSPEPRVTIYGPEVPATIPAPEAPPKWGEPQAERGLRPGPEPPPRVDAHPDPPL, from the exons atgatccatggcacgaagcctccagttaTGATCCATGCCAAGCCTCCAGttatgatccatggcacgaagcctccagtgatgatccatggcacgaagcctccagtgatgatccatggcccgaagcctccagtgatgatccatggcacgaagcctccagtgatgatccatggcactaagcctccagtgatgatccatggcccggagcctgtagtgatgatccatggcacgaagcctccagtgatgatccatggcccgaagcctccagtgatgatccatggcacgaagcctccagtgatgatccatggcactaagcctccagtgatgatccatggcccggagcctgtagtgatgatccatggcacgaagcctctagtgatgatccatggcactaagcctccagtgataatccatggcccggagcctgtagtgatgatccatggcacgaagcctctagtgatgatccatggcactaagcctccagtgatgatccatggcacgaagcctccagtgatgatccatggcacgaagcctccagtgatgatccatggcacgaagcctccagtgatgatccagggaaaggagcctccagcgagggttcccagtccggagcctgcggCGAGGGTTCCCAATCCGGAGCCTGcggcgagggttcccagtccggagcctgcggcgagggttcccagtccggagcctgcggcgagggttcccagtccggagcctgcggCGAGG gttcccagtccggagcctgcggcgagggttcccagtccggagcctgcggcgagggttcccagtccggagccttcggcgagggttcccagtccggagcctcgggtgacgatctacggtccggaggTCCCGGCGACGATCCCTGCACCAGAGGCACCGCCGAAGTGGGGGGAGCCTCAAGCGGAGCGGGGTCTGCGTCCTGGACCGGAGCCCCCACCGagagtagatgcccacccggaccctcccctctAA
- the LOC127910979 gene encoding uncharacterized protein LOC127910979 isoform X2 — protein MIHGTKPPVMIHAKPPVMIHGTKPPVMIHGTKPPVMIHGPKPPVMIHGTKPPVMIHGTKPPVMIHGPEPVVMIHGTKPPVMIHGPKPPVMIHGTKPPVMIHGTKPPVMIHGPEPVVMIHGTKPLVMIHGTKPPVIIHGPEPVVMIHGTKPLVMIHGTKPPVMIHGTKPPVMIHGTKPPVMIHGTKPPVMIQGKEPPARVPSPEPAARVPNPEPAARVPSPEPAARVPSPEPAARVPSPEPAARVPNPEPAARVPSPESAARVPNPEPAARVPSPEPAARVPSPEPAARVPSPEPAARVPSPEPAARVPSPEPAARVPSPEPSARVPSPEPRVTIYGPEVPATIPAPEAPPKWGEPQAERGLRPGPEPPPRVDAHPDPPL, from the exons atgatccatggcacgaagcctccagttaTGATCCATGCCAAGCCTCCAGttatgatccatggcacgaagcctccagtgatgatccatggcacgaagcctccagtgatgatccatggcccgaagcctccagtgatgatccatggcacgaagcctccagtgatgatccatggcactaagcctccagtgatgatccatggcccggagcctgtagtgatgatccatggcacgaagcctccagtgatgatccatggcccgaagcctccagtgatgatccatggcacgaagcctccagtgatgatccatggcactaagcctccagtgatgatccatggcccggagcctgtagtgatgatccatggcacgaagcctctagtgatgatccatggcactaagcctccagtgataatccatggcccggagcctgtagtgatgatccatggcacgaagcctctagtgatgatccatggcactaagcctccagtgatgatccatggcacgaagcctccagtgatgatccatggcacgaagcctccagtgatgatccatggcacgaagcctccagtgatgatccagggaaaggagcctccagcgagggttcccagtccggagcctgcggCGAGGGTTCCCAATCCGGAGCCTGcggcgagggttcccagtccggagcctgcggcgagggttcccagtccggagcctgcggcgagggttcccagtccggagcctgcggCGAGGGTTCCCAATCCGGAGCCTGcggcgagggttcccagtccggagtctGCGGCGAGGGTTCCCAATCCGGAGCCTGcggcgagggttcccagtccggagcctgcggcgagggttcccagtccggagcctgcggcgagggttcccagtccggagcctgcggcgagg gttcccagtccggagcctgcggcgagggttcccagtccggagcctgcggcgagggttcccagtccggagccttcggcgagggttcccagtccggagcctcgggtgacgatctacggtccggaggTCCCGGCGACGATCCCTGCACCAGAGGCACCGCCGAAGTGGGGGGAGCCTCAAGCGGAGCGGGGTCTGCGTCCTGGACCGGAGCCCCCACCGagagtagatgcccacccggaccctcccctctAA
- the LOC127910979 gene encoding uncharacterized protein LOC127910979 isoform X7, which translates to MIHGTKPPVMIHAKPPVMIHGTKPPVMIHGTKPPVMIHGPKPPVMIHGTKPPVMIHGTKPPVMIHGPEPVVMIHGTKPPVMIHGPKPPVMIHGTKPPVMIHGTKPPVMIHGPEPVVMIHGTKPLVMIHGTKPPVIIHGPEPVVMIHGTKPLVMIHGTKPPVMIHGTKPPVMIHGTKPPVMIHGTKPPVMIQGKEPPARVPSPEPAARVPNPEPAARVPSPEPAARVPSPEPAARVPSPEPAARVPSPEPAARVPSPEPSARVPSPEPRVTIYGPEVPATIPAPEAPPKWGEPQAERGLRPGPEPPPRVDAHPDPPL; encoded by the exons atgatccatggcacgaagcctccagttaTGATCCATGCCAAGCCTCCAGttatgatccatggcacgaagcctccagtgatgatccatggcacgaagcctccagtgatgatccatggcccgaagcctccagtgatgatccatggcacgaagcctccagtgatgatccatggcactaagcctccagtgatgatccatggcccggagcctgtagtgatgatccatggcacgaagcctccagtgatgatccatggcccgaagcctccagtgatgatccatggcacgaagcctccagtgatgatccatggcactaagcctccagtgatgatccatggcccggagcctgtagtgatgatccatggcacgaagcctctagtgatgatccatggcactaagcctccagtgataatccatggcccggagcctgtagtgatgatccatggcacgaagcctctagtgatgatccatggcactaagcctccagtgatgatccatggcacgaagcctccagtgatgatccatggcacgaagcctccagtgatgatccatggcacgaagcctccagtgatgatccagggaaaggagcctccagcgagggttcccagtccggagcctgcggCGAGGGTTCCCAATCCGGAGCCTGcggcgagggttcccagtccggagcctgcggcgagggttcccagtccggagcctgcggcgagg gttcccagtccggagcctgcggcgagggttcccagtccggagcctgcggcgagggttcccagtccggagccttcggcgagggttcccagtccggagcctcgggtgacgatctacggtccggaggTCCCGGCGACGATCCCTGCACCAGAGGCACCGCCGAAGTGGGGGGAGCCTCAAGCGGAGCGGGGTCTGCGTCCTGGACCGGAGCCCCCACCGagagtagatgcccacccggaccctcccctctAA